catgttcccgccttgataataatggactgaacctctgaacctgcaagcaagccccagttaaatgttgtctttataagagttgccttggtcgtggtgtctgttcacagcaggaaaaccctaagacacataggAAGAGGCAGACAGTGCCCGCCTAGGGGGAGCCCACCACACTGAGGTTGGGGTGAGAGGAGGCTTGCCCCAAGCAGACAGGTATAAAGCCAAGGGTGCAGACCAGCCACCATGGAGGTTGATGACGACCTCCACATAGCATTCATTACTTAGGAAAGGTCAAACTGAGTTTCAGCTAGCCCTCCAGTTCCTAAGGCTAAAACCTTAGAACTAGAGAGGGGTTCCTGCCTGGGTAAGACTAGCTCGTCTGGGAAAACTTGTTTTTATTGCCTGTCTCCAGAAGGCAGTTTAGGAGAGTAAGAAGACACTGGCTTCATGCTCTACCACCTGAGGCACAGGAGAAAAACTCTGGAGCCCTGTGAGCCTCAAACCCTAGACCACAGACAGATCTGGAGCCTTCTGGGAGTGCAGGGCAGATAGCCCTCTGCAGCAGGCTCCAGCTCTTCCCTGCTTTCAGTAGCTGCAGCCCAGACCATCCGTCACACGAGGTTGCCGCCTGTGCCTGGCACCCCCCAAAGGTCCCTGTGGCGAGTGCTTTACCATTATGCTCTGCTTCCCGTGGACACAGCTACAGGGATCATTAGTCACAGACTGACGCCTTCCAGACTGGGAACCGAAAGACACTTTTTGTCTCGTCAGTTGACGTTTTTGGTAACTGTTACGGTGACTGCGGTGCGCTTCCCTTTCTGCAGATTCAGATCCACATCCATGAGTGTGGTTTTAagttttgcctgcgtgtgtgtctgtgtactttgTACGTACCTGGTGccggtggaggccagaagagggcatctgatcccctggaactggagttacagatggttgtgagccactgtgaggGTGCTGGAAATCGAACCTGTTGCTCTCTGTCATATATTTAGCCCGGACATAAAAGTAACCAGTACAGTgccttcagtattttattttacagtccaTCCCTGACAACTCCATTGTGTCAATCACTAAGGATCTATTTTcttgaagacagggtctcctgtagcccaggcttgcctcaaattcTCTGAGTAGCTGAGAGTAACCTTGAGCTTCTAATCCCCTAGCATGCCAGGATTACAGCTGCGAGCTGACACACCTGCTGGGACTCGAACCTACAGTGCTGGGGTTTGAGCCCAGGGGTTATGCACACTAGGCAACCATGCTACACCTCCCAGCCCCAAGGCCTTTCTCCTCTATCTGCTCCCTTCTCTGGATATTCAGTCACAGCTTTCCCCACTTTATTCCTGGTTATTCCTGACTGCATGAGGCCAAGCCAGGAGCGTCGCCGGAGTGATGTCACCATCCTCCAGAGAGGGCGAGCCTTCACCAGGCTAACGGCTTGAGGCATCTCACTGCCCACTTCAGTCGTAGCACAGAGTCCCCGGTCCCCTGGCCTCAGGGCCTCAACTGTCTCAGCACAAACTCCCACTTCCTCAGTGCCAGTTCCGTGTCCTGAGCAGACACATCTCGGTGCCACACGGCCCGCACAGACTGTTCTGTCCAGGGAAACAGAAGCACGCTCACGGCCCGGCCAGTCTGAGCCACCTCCTCTGCACTCACAGCCTGCAGGCGCTGGCACAGCTCTGAGGGAGGCAGCCCAGCCACTTGCACCAGCACCATGTTGGTTTCCACGGCGGCAGGGTCCGCAGAGCAAATGGGTGATGCCAGGTCTTGGAGTCCTGGAGTCAGACATGGTGGTGAGTACACCCCAACCCCAGGGCCCAACCATGGGCCACCGCCAGATTGACCccacagggaaggcagaagggCACCCTGATTATTTGGGGGGGTGAATCCTGATGTGGCATTCAGAAACACAAGTTGGatcctgctttttctttctttgtcacaCTAAATAGATCAGCCATCTACTCTGGGCCTCAGATGTGGGAACATCACAGGACCATTATGAATATTTAGAACATGCACAAAAGACCCAAATTGGAGGCTCTACTCTAGCCTGGTTCCTGACTCTGTTGGTTGCATCCGGTGTGGGTTACCCTCGGAGCAGGGTTGGTGAGGCAAGACGACCCAGGTCCCATCCTAGAGACTTAGTGTCAACTCTCAACACGCTAGACTCTTGCGGTGCAGATCTGCTGGGGACCTGATCCTACTGCCAGGGACATCTAGGCCCAGGTAGgagggagcagaagggagggaaCGTGGGGGTCCGTCTAGGCACCTTTAGCGAATCTTTGGGCATTCCCGTGGTCCCTTGGCAGCACCTCCTCTGCCTCAGCTAGTCCCACCAGGGCAGCCGCAGCCAGCACTCCAGCCTGGCGCATGCCTCCACCCAGGGCCTTGCGGAGGCGCCAGGCTTCTTCAATGAAGTCCTTAGATCCCCCAACCAGAGCCCCCACTGGTGCGCCTAGGCcctaaggaaagagaagagagcctACCTAGTAAAGCCTGCCCCTGAGAGGGGGAGAGGTGAGGGCTtcagcctccccaccccaggcAAGCAGGTTCTGGCAGGCTCGGGAAGGCCAGCCTACcttagagaaacagaaggatacaGAGTCACAGTGCTCTACGAGGCGGGCAGGGGGCATGCGCAGAGCCACGGCTGCATTCATCAACCGAGCTCCATCCATGTGGACCCTTGCTCCATGGGTGTGGGCCAGGAGGCGCACCTGGAAGCAAAGGGCAGGTAGTGTTCAGAGGCCAGGAGACCGggcttgggattttttttttttttttttaatttaaattaaatccAGAAGCACTGGATTCCCCAGGAGCGAGAGTTACaaactgagacagggtctctctgtgtagccctggctgtcctggaactcactctgtagaccagactggcctcaaactcagaaatctacctgcttctgcctcccaagtgctgggattaaaggcgagcgccaccattgcccggctcaGATTCTCTCTTAGAGCACTGttgctaaccactgagcaatctctccagtccgcCAGAGAGAGGATTTTCCTAAGGAAAGGGACTGTGTCAGGGGACACAGGAAGCTCAGAGTGCACTGGGCTGGCGTTGGGACCCCGCTGTGTGGGAGCCTACCTGGGGGAGGTAGCCTACCTGGCGGAGGTAGTCGATGGGGAGGACCCGGCCTCCTGAGCTGCTGTGCGTGTTCTCCAGGCACACGAGCTCGCAGACTGGATGGTAGGAACTCCCAGAGCCCCGGGTAAGGGCCCTCTCTAGCTCATTCAGGTCCAAGGTGCCGTGGGGCAGGTCCGGGAGCGGGTGGGAATGCACCCCAGCGATCTGCAGGTGGGAGAGGACGCTGGATCAGGTGGGTCCGGTGGCATTTCCGGGTAGGAAGTTTCTCCTGCAGTCGGAGCCACCTCTAGAACCCGGGGTCTTTCTTCTGAGCATGTAGACTCAGCATCGGAACTTGGAAGGCTGCGGGTTCCTTCCTGCTTTTCGGTTCAGTCGCTGCCCTTCGGCGTCTTTCTGGAGTGCTAGTGTTTCATCTGTCCACTAGAGGGCAGTAAGGCACCGCGGCAGATAAGCACATCTGGGCCCAGGCCCTCCCTtccatctccctttctcccctcgaCTGGTTCCAGTCTGGTACCTGAGAAACAGGGGCCTACTTTGACATCCTAGCTGGCTGGAGAATATCCAAAACCCCAGGGGATTGTTGTCTGGTCCTTACCTGTGCCACCCCGCCCTGCTCATAGACGTGGAGGTGGCATTCCT
This sequence is a window from Mus pahari chromosome 14, PAHARI_EIJ_v1.1, whole genome shotgun sequence. Protein-coding genes within it:
- the LOC110332726 gene encoding probable low-specificity L-threonine aldolase 2 isoform X1, with product MYLFGEKCLRQGRLCCVAQAALQLSYSPASAGYWNHRSILSNPVTRTHGTVCHGTVARGIVDSCSLSPPPSFSELQEKAAEMLGVEKTLFVPTNTMANLISVMGHCRRRGSQVLLGQECHLHVYEQGGVAQIAGVHSHPLPDLPHGTLDLNELERALTRGSGSSYHPVCELVCLENTHSSSGGRVLPIDYLRQVRLLAHTHGARVHMDGARLMNAAVALRMPPARLVEHCDSVSFCFSKGLGAPVGALVGGSKDFIEEAWRLRKALGGGMRQAGVLAAAALVGLAEAEEVLPRDHGNAQRFAKGLQDLASPICSADPAAVETNMVLVQVAGLPPSELCQRLQAVSAEEVAQTGRAVSVLLFPWTEQSVRAVWHRDVSAQDTELALRKWEFVLRQLRP
- the LOC110332726 gene encoding probable low-specificity L-threonine aldolase 2 isoform X2 encodes the protein MLRRLARAAVPGLRVPRAQWSRNSAGVPVHVVDLRSDTVTRPGPAMRRAMAEAVVGDDDYGEDPTVHELQEKAAEMLGVEKTLFVPTNTMANLISVMGHCRRRGSQVLLGQECHLHVYEQGGVAQIAGVHSHPLPDLPHGTLDLNELERALTRGSGSSYHPVCELVCLENTHSSSGGRVLPIDYLRQVRLLAHTHGARVHMDGARLMNAAVALRMPPARLVEHCDSVSFCFSKGLGAPVGALVGGSKDFIEEAWRLRKALGGGMRQAGVLAAAALVGLAEAEEVLPRDHGNAQRFAKGLQDLASPICSADPAAVETNMVLVQVAGLPPSELCQRLQAVSAEEVAQTGRAVSVLLFPWTEQSVRAVWHRDVSAQDTELALRKWEFVLRQLRP